Proteins from a single region of Ziziphus jujuba cultivar Dongzao chromosome 1, ASM3175591v1:
- the LOC125419072 gene encoding probable N-acetyltransferase HLS1-like: protein MVLKIAADDDNVNQVVVVREYDEERDKLAVEELESRCEVGQKGKPSLVADLMGDPICRVRHFSTHIMLVAECGEEKEIVGLVRGCVKDVTRGNSVYVKMAYILGLRVSPTHRRLGIGTKLVQKLEQWCKLMGAEYAYMATDCTNEPSINLFTKKCDYIKFRTPTMLVQPVHAHYKPIGWKRTAIVRVPPQLAEVMYRRVFASSEFFPKDIDAILGSKLNLGTFMAIPKMYLPKWDPRESLFPPSFAIMSVWNTKEVFKLQVKGVSMLTYACCVGSRVVDAWLPWLRLPSFPDVFRKFGVYFMYGLHMEGKHGSYLMKCLCNFAHNMGRDDEGCGAVVAEVGQRDPVREVVPHWRKFSVAEDLWCIKKFRDAKQLGESSETSEPSDWIRSRSSSSVIFVDPRDF, encoded by the exons ATGGTGCTGAAGATAGCAGCTGATGATGATAATGTTAATCAGGTGGTTGTGGTAAGAGAATACGACGAAGAGAGAGATAAGTTGGCGGTGGAGGAGCTAGAGAGCCGCTGTGAAGTTGGCCAAAAGGGTAAACCTTCTCTTGTGGCCGACCTCATGGGTGATCCTATTTGCCGTGTTCGCCATTTCTCGACTCATATCATGCTG GTTGCAGAGtgtggagaagaaaaagagatagTTGGGTTGGTGAGGGGGTGCGTGAAAGATGTAACAAGAGGGAATTCAGTTTATGTAAAGATGGCCTATATTTTGGGACTCAGGGTCTCACCCACGCACag GAGACTTGGAATTGGGACAAAACTTGTTCAAAAACTTGAACAATGGTGCAAATTAATGGGTGCAGAGTACGCTTACATGGCCACTGATTGTACCAACGAGCCCTCCATCAATTTGTTCACTAAAAAATGTGACTACATAAAGTTTAGGACCCCAACCATGTTGGTTCAACCGGTTCATGCCCATTACAAGCCAATTGGTTGGAAGAGAACCGCCATTGTTCGGGTCCCACCACAGCTAGCTGAGGTTATGTATCGTCGGGTCTTTGCAAGTTCAGAATTCTTCCCAAAAGACATAGACGCCATTTTGGGCAGCAAGCTCAATCTGGGTACCTTCATGGCCATACCAAAAATGTACCTCCCTAAGTGGGACCCAAGAGAGAGTCTTTTTCCTCCCAGTTTTGCTATCATGAGCGTGTGGAATACAAAGGAAGTGTTTAAGCTTCAAGTGAAGGGGGTGTCCATGCTAACCTACGCCTGTTGCGTAGGGAGTAGGGTAGTGGATGCATGGTTGCCGTGGCTGAGATTGCCTTCGTTTCCTGATGTTTTTAGGAAGTTTGGGGTTTATTTCATGTACGGTCTACACATGGAAGGTAAGCATGGGTCCTATTTGATGAAATGTCTCTGCAACTTCGCTCATAATATGGGTAGGGACGATGAAGGATGTGGGGCCGTGGTGGCTGAGGTGGGCCAGAGGGATCCTGTTAGAGAGGTGGTCCCACACTGGAGGAAGTTTTCAGTGGCTGAGGATTTGTGGTGCATCAAGAAGTTTAGAGATGCAAAGCAGCTGGGAGAGAGTAGTGAAACAAGTGAGCCGTCGGATTGGATTAGGTCCCGGTCTTCTTCATCTGTTATTTTTGTTGACCCACGTGACTTTTGA